One Kribbella sp. NBC_00662 genomic region harbors:
- a CDS encoding MarR family winged helix-turn-helix transcriptional regulator, translating to MSSTSPEVATRGTRGVEPPVASGAPVEADLGWALGVVFRRYAKASAAALEGLPGGPRGYQVLATTSAEGPKRQLDLAAQLGVDRTVMTYLLDDLEKAGLVQRRPDPADRRARLIAPTDEGHEALCDLERRLRSTEEEVLGILDESERASFRMLLQRVAMKANAIDPLHNACSLAEADDPAST from the coding sequence ATGTCCAGTACTTCGCCCGAGGTCGCGACTCGCGGCACCCGTGGGGTCGAGCCGCCGGTCGCCAGTGGCGCGCCGGTCGAGGCCGACCTCGGCTGGGCGCTGGGCGTCGTCTTCCGGCGGTACGCGAAGGCGTCCGCGGCGGCGCTCGAGGGCCTGCCCGGCGGCCCGCGCGGCTATCAGGTGCTCGCGACGACGAGCGCCGAGGGCCCGAAGCGGCAGCTCGACCTGGCCGCACAGCTCGGCGTCGACCGGACCGTGATGACCTACCTGCTCGACGACCTGGAGAAGGCGGGGCTCGTGCAGCGCCGGCCCGACCCGGCGGACCGTCGCGCCCGGCTCATCGCGCCCACCGACGAGGGCCACGAGGCCCTGTGCGACCTGGAGCGCCGCCTGCGCAGCACGGAGGAGGAGGTGCTGGGCATCCTGGACGAGTCCGAGCGCGCCAGCTTCCGGATGCTCCTGCAGCGCGTCGCGATGAAGGCCAACGCCATCGACCCGCTGCACAACGCGTGCTCCCTGGCCGAGGCGGACGACCCCGCCAGCACCTAG
- a CDS encoding sensor histidine kinase — protein sequence MKAAARAIGSLWRTSTYLRWVYLLLGAALVLAFILVDSALGAVVADLGMPKVATGIIWVVIGLVPPVVLGLLPAVREVEGIAVESLLAVRFDERPLGPARTWPQRRRTVVWFCLHLVAGGVVGVLSTIVFGVGAIWLAAPFRSAGSRDIVPGWSYDVRGNWTDVWMPAAAIGGLAGLFLLSAAVGALLAYLAPRVLGPTAAERIELLEQQTATLAERNRLARELHDSVGHALSLVTIQAAAARRVLASDPDFAENALAAMETSARAALADLDHVLGLLRDDRRPGSRTTPQATLGGLDRLVEATRAGGITIEVDRSGDLDQLPAAVSREAYRIVQEGLTNAIRHAGRPAGELAVDLSIRLDASGLRLAVTNPMNGKSEHSGGGRGLAGIRERVAVLRGTVDAGPIAEADGQAWRLAVRLPVSMTRG from the coding sequence GTGAAAGCAGCGGCGCGCGCGATCGGGAGCCTGTGGCGTACGTCGACGTACCTGCGCTGGGTCTACCTGCTGCTCGGGGCGGCGCTGGTCCTCGCGTTCATCCTGGTCGACAGCGCGCTCGGCGCGGTGGTCGCCGACCTCGGCATGCCGAAAGTTGCCACCGGCATCATCTGGGTGGTGATCGGACTGGTGCCGCCGGTCGTGCTCGGCCTGCTGCCCGCGGTCCGCGAGGTGGAGGGCATCGCGGTCGAGTCGCTGCTCGCGGTGCGGTTCGACGAGCGGCCGCTCGGCCCGGCGCGGACCTGGCCGCAGCGCCGCCGGACCGTGGTCTGGTTCTGTCTCCACCTGGTCGCGGGCGGGGTCGTCGGGGTCCTCAGCACGATCGTGTTCGGCGTCGGCGCGATCTGGCTGGCCGCGCCGTTCCGGTCGGCCGGATCGCGCGACATCGTGCCCGGCTGGTCGTACGACGTCCGCGGCAACTGGACCGACGTCTGGATGCCCGCGGCCGCGATCGGCGGTCTCGCCGGGCTGTTCCTGCTGTCGGCCGCGGTCGGCGCGCTGCTGGCGTACCTCGCGCCGCGCGTCCTCGGACCGACCGCGGCGGAGCGGATCGAGTTGCTCGAGCAGCAGACCGCAACGCTTGCCGAGCGCAACCGTCTCGCCCGGGAGCTGCACGACAGCGTCGGACACGCACTCAGCCTGGTCACGATCCAGGCCGCGGCAGCGCGCCGAGTGCTTGCCAGCGACCCGGACTTCGCCGAGAACGCACTGGCCGCGATGGAGACGTCCGCCCGGGCAGCGCTCGCGGATCTCGACCATGTGCTCGGCCTGCTCCGCGACGACCGTCGGCCGGGCTCCCGGACCACACCGCAGGCCACGCTCGGCGGTCTGGACCGTCTGGTCGAGGCCACCCGGGCGGGCGGCATCACGATCGAGGTCGATCGCTCAGGCGATCTGGACCAGCTGCCCGCAGCGGTCTCCCGGGAGGCGTACCGCATCGTGCAGGAAGGCCTGACCAACGCGATCCGGCACGCCGGTCGTCCGGCTGGTGAGCTGGCCGTCGACCTGTCGATCCGGCTCGACGCCTCCGGGCTGCGGCTCGCCGTCACCAATCCGATGAACGGCAAGTCCGAGCACTCCGGCGGCGGCCGCGGCCTGGCCGGGATCCGTGAAAGAGTCGCCGTACTGCGCGGCACGGTCGACGCCGGTCCGATCGCGGAGGCCGACGGACAGGCCTGGCGGTTGGCCGTCCGGTTGCCTGTCAGCATGACGAGGGGATGA
- a CDS encoding putative RNA methyltransferase codes for MRADLVAALRCPVCADGLVLDGRTARCPRGHAYDLAKQGYLNLLPAASNGIEGDSAEMVGARTVFLGTGHYAAIRDALIIATELGPDDLVVEVGAGTGYYLAGVLGLAPQRRGIALDVSKFAARRVAKVDPRIGSVVCDAWQELPLLDGSAQLMLNVFAPRNAAEMARVLAPTGRLLVVTPNQQHLAELVDVLGLVSVDEEKDRRLQESLSGEFVRIGSEAIEETMRLDRTAVEQLVLMTPSARHVNYRELLQQIAALPESTLVTLSVTLSTWRVDVPH; via the coding sequence GTGAGAGCCGATCTCGTCGCCGCCCTGCGCTGCCCAGTCTGTGCCGACGGGCTGGTGCTGGACGGTCGTACGGCGCGGTGCCCGCGCGGGCACGCGTACGACCTCGCCAAACAGGGCTACCTGAATCTGTTGCCTGCGGCATCCAACGGTATCGAGGGCGACTCGGCGGAGATGGTCGGCGCCCGGACGGTCTTCCTCGGCACCGGCCACTACGCGGCGATCCGGGACGCGCTGATCATCGCCACCGAACTCGGGCCCGACGACCTGGTCGTGGAGGTCGGCGCCGGCACCGGCTACTACCTGGCAGGTGTCCTCGGCCTGGCTCCGCAACGACGCGGAATCGCCCTGGACGTGTCGAAGTTCGCCGCCCGCCGCGTGGCGAAGGTCGATCCGCGGATCGGCTCGGTCGTGTGTGACGCCTGGCAGGAGCTGCCGCTGCTCGACGGGTCGGCGCAACTGATGCTGAACGTGTTCGCGCCGCGCAACGCCGCCGAGATGGCCAGGGTCCTCGCACCTACCGGCCGCCTGCTCGTGGTCACACCGAACCAGCAGCATCTCGCCGAGCTGGTCGACGTACTCGGACTGGTCAGCGTGGACGAGGAGAAGGACCGACGGCTGCAGGAGTCGCTGTCGGGGGAGTTCGTCCGGATCGGCAGCGAGGCGATCGAGGAGACGATGAGGCTCGACCGGACGGCCGTCGAGCAGTTGGTGCTGATGACGCCGAGCGCGCGGCATGTGAACTACCGCGAGTTGCTGCAGCAGATCGCGGCACTCCCGGAGTCGACCCTCGTGACGCTGTCGGTGACGCTGTCGACGTGGCGGGTGGACGTCCCGCACTGA
- a CDS encoding FMN-dependent NADH-azoreductase, protein MSTLLRVDASIRLDGSVSRALADSAEAAWKAEHPDGVVVRRDLGQHPLPATLWPTLAAAQVGQEPVADSDRMPLADAQAIAADLATEARNADAILLAVPLYNYGIAQNVKTWIDVLLLDRELAFGTRPLAGRPAIFAIARGGGYAPGTPKHGWDHATPYLERVFADLFGMNIRTAAAELTLAPVTPGMEELIDASKVSESEAHVEAENHGTVVARELIGHAA, encoded by the coding sequence ATGAGCACCCTGCTACGCGTCGACGCCAGCATCCGGCTGGACGGTTCGGTGTCCCGTGCGCTGGCCGACAGCGCGGAGGCCGCCTGGAAGGCCGAGCACCCGGACGGTGTCGTGGTACGGCGGGACCTCGGACAGCACCCGCTGCCCGCGACCTTGTGGCCGACGCTGGCCGCCGCCCAGGTGGGTCAGGAGCCGGTGGCCGACTCCGACCGGATGCCGCTCGCGGACGCGCAGGCGATCGCGGCCGACCTGGCGACCGAGGCCCGGAACGCCGACGCGATCCTGCTCGCCGTACCGCTCTACAACTACGGCATCGCCCAGAACGTGAAGACCTGGATCGACGTGCTGCTGTTGGACCGTGAGCTGGCCTTCGGCACCCGTCCGCTGGCCGGCCGGCCGGCGATCTTCGCCATCGCCCGTGGCGGCGGCTACGCCCCGGGTACGCCGAAGCACGGCTGGGACCACGCCACGCCGTACCTCGAGCGGGTCTTCGCCGACCTGTTCGGGATGAACATCCGCACTGCCGCCGCCGAGCTCACCCTGGCCCCGGTCACCCCGGGCATGGAGGAGTTGATCGACGCTTCCAAGGTCTCGGAATCCGAGGCGCACGTCGAGGCCGAGAACCACGGCACCGTGGTCGCCCGCGAACTGATCGGCCACGCGGCCTGA
- a CDS encoding ABC transporter substrate-binding protein, producing the protein MRLRRSVIALMAVLGLALVSACNGDDKGSQADNGLQKVNYLTSFNTFGREAYAYVALDKGYFKDAGFDVKITPGTGTVDVMKLVAGGQADYGIGDFTAVVITLGKQKLPVTTVGMIHQKSLAAIMSLKGYGIEKPQDLVGKTIADQPGSTNTVMFPVYAKAVHIDPKSVTFLPSPPPALPKLLASGKVKGIGQFVVGKPLIQKADPSHREPVTLAYGDVLPELYGNAIITRSDLAKDHPDQVKKFTGALLKGLQDTVTDPEGSAAILKKYVPDTDLAVATAELNIMKDYTKPKNFDGPLGDVDVNRVKTIISLLEQSEAVQKGAVTPDDVVTMSLAPKS; encoded by the coding sequence ATGAGGTTGAGGCGTTCCGTCATCGCGCTGATGGCGGTCCTGGGGCTCGCCCTGGTCAGTGCGTGCAATGGTGACGACAAAGGCAGTCAGGCCGACAACGGCCTGCAGAAGGTCAATTACCTGACGTCGTTCAACACCTTCGGCCGCGAGGCGTACGCGTACGTCGCGCTGGACAAGGGGTACTTCAAGGACGCCGGCTTCGACGTCAAGATCACCCCGGGCACCGGCACCGTGGACGTGATGAAGCTGGTCGCCGGCGGTCAGGCCGACTACGGCATCGGCGACTTCACCGCGGTCGTGATCACGCTCGGCAAGCAGAAGCTGCCGGTCACCACGGTCGGCATGATCCACCAGAAGTCGCTGGCCGCCATCATGTCGCTCAAGGGCTACGGCATCGAGAAGCCGCAGGACCTGGTCGGCAAGACGATCGCCGACCAGCCGGGATCCACCAACACGGTGATGTTCCCGGTCTACGCCAAGGCGGTGCACATCGACCCGAAGTCGGTGACGTTCCTCCCGTCGCCGCCGCCGGCGCTGCCGAAACTGCTGGCCTCCGGCAAGGTCAAGGGCATCGGCCAGTTCGTGGTCGGCAAGCCGCTGATCCAGAAGGCCGACCCGAGCCACCGCGAGCCCGTCACGCTGGCCTACGGCGACGTGCTGCCGGAGCTGTACGGCAACGCGATCATCACCCGGTCGGACCTGGCCAAGGACCACCCGGACCAGGTGAAGAAGTTCACCGGCGCGCTGCTCAAGGGTCTGCAGGACACCGTCACCGACCCGGAAGGGTCCGCCGCGATCCTGAAGAAGTACGTGCCCGACACCGACCTGGCCGTCGCCACCGCCGAGCTGAACATCATGAAGGACTACACGAAGCCGAAGAACTTCGACGGTCCGCTCGGTGACGTCGACGTCAACCGGGTCAAGACGATCATCTCGCTGCTGGAGCAGTCCGAGGCGGTCCAGAAGGGCGCCGTCACCCCGGACGACGTCGTCACGATGAGCCTGGCTCCGAAGAGCTAG
- a CDS encoding ABC transporter permease: MSPSDVPAETATAAGTVQTETSAETNSVAAYAGRPSAGRHTMALFISELRLVFGRARTQVGLGVLAAVPLLIGIAIKLSGSDGGAEGFIGQVAGNGLFLIVASLGLSLPFFLPTAVTVISGESLAGEASLGTLRNLLTAPAGRSRLLAAKMVSLTVFCLVATMTIWVSGLIVGFILFPVGDVLLLSGSTVSLGEGLIRALGIAVVISLSLLGLAAIGLFVSSLTSTPLAAMAATFGTFIVLGIMTAIPQLHAIHPWLLMYRWQSFADLLRDPPYWHEIGRNLLLQAGYVAVFYTAAWARITSRDIT; encoded by the coding sequence ATGTCGCCGAGTGACGTGCCGGCCGAGACTGCTACCGCAGCGGGCACCGTGCAGACGGAGACCAGCGCAGAGACCAACTCCGTGGCGGCTTACGCCGGCCGCCCCAGCGCTGGGCGGCACACCATGGCGCTCTTCATCTCGGAGCTGCGACTGGTGTTCGGCCGGGCCCGGACGCAGGTGGGTCTCGGCGTGCTCGCAGCGGTCCCGCTGCTGATCGGGATCGCGATCAAGCTCAGTGGGTCCGACGGCGGCGCCGAAGGCTTCATCGGTCAGGTCGCCGGCAACGGGCTGTTCCTGATCGTCGCCAGCCTCGGCCTGTCGCTGCCGTTCTTCCTGCCGACCGCGGTGACCGTCATCTCGGGGGAGTCGCTGGCCGGTGAGGCCAGCCTCGGCACCCTGCGCAACCTGCTCACCGCGCCGGCCGGCCGGTCCCGGCTGCTCGCCGCGAAGATGGTCTCGCTCACCGTCTTCTGTCTGGTCGCGACGATGACGATCTGGGTCTCCGGCCTGATCGTCGGCTTCATCCTGTTCCCGGTCGGCGACGTTCTCCTGCTTTCCGGCTCGACCGTCTCGCTCGGCGAGGGCCTGATCCGGGCGCTCGGGATCGCTGTGGTGATCTCGTTGTCGCTGCTCGGGCTGGCCGCGATCGGCCTGTTCGTCTCGTCGCTGACCTCGACCCCGCTGGCGGCGATGGCGGCGACGTTCGGCACGTTCATCGTGCTCGGCATCATGACCGCGATCCCGCAGTTGCACGCGATCCACCCGTGGCTGCTGATGTACCGGTGGCAGTCGTTCGCGGACCTGTTGCGCGACCCGCCGTACTGGCACGAGATCGGCCGCAACCTGCTCCTGCAGGCCGGCTACGTCGCCGTGTTCTACACCGCCGCCTGGGCGCGCATCACGAGCCGCGACATAACCTAG
- a CDS encoding response regulator transcription factor — protein sequence MNLSVVVVDDEPLIRSGLRAIINAEPDLTVVGEAGDGAEVLPVVRRTGADVVLMDVRMPAVDGIQATRLLLENLDPAPRVLVVTTFENDDYVYDALRAGASGFLLKRTPPDDIIAAIRTVARSESLLFPEAIRALALAHVGPQTPSGLDEYQLTEREQEVLRLMARGLSNAEIAEELILGLQTVKTHVANVLSKLNARDRTQAVIRAYESGFVPLH from the coding sequence ATGAACCTGTCGGTGGTCGTGGTCGACGACGAGCCGCTGATCCGGAGTGGGCTGCGGGCGATCATCAACGCCGAACCCGATCTCACGGTGGTCGGCGAGGCCGGTGACGGCGCGGAGGTGCTGCCGGTGGTTCGCCGTACCGGTGCCGACGTCGTACTGATGGATGTGCGGATGCCCGCGGTGGACGGCATCCAGGCGACCCGGCTGCTGCTGGAGAACCTCGACCCGGCGCCGCGCGTGCTGGTCGTCACCACATTCGAGAACGACGACTACGTGTACGACGCCTTGCGGGCCGGCGCGTCCGGGTTCTTGCTGAAGCGAACGCCGCCGGACGACATCATCGCCGCGATCCGGACCGTCGCGCGGAGCGAGTCGCTGCTGTTCCCCGAGGCGATCCGGGCGTTGGCGCTCGCCCACGTCGGACCGCAGACGCCGAGCGGACTGGACGAGTACCAGCTGACCGAGCGGGAGCAGGAAGTGCTTCGGCTGATGGCACGCGGGCTGTCGAACGCCGAAATCGCCGAAGAGCTGATCCTCGGCCTGCAGACGGTCAAGACCCACGTCGCCAACGTGCTGTCCAAGCTCAACGCCCGGGACCGCACGCAAGCGGTCATTCGCGCCTACGAGTCAGGCTTCGTGCCGCTGCACTGA
- a CDS encoding ABC transporter ATP-binding protein yields MIRLDGVGQVFDGREGQVTALEKIDLHVRGGEFVTLIGRSGCGKSTLLRLIAGLLPPTSGSVQVAEEPVTGPRRDVSFMFQRPALLPWRSVLSNVMLPVEIDKGSDRGKAAYRDRAHELLELVGLRGFERRLPHELSGGMQQRVSLCRSLIRDPQVMLMDEPFSALDALTRTELSEELQRIKMELATTIVFVTHSIEEAVVLADRVVVLTPRPGRMREIVDIDIPRPRSLAQHAYVTEVATISARLHGLLSEKDSEDRR; encoded by the coding sequence ATGATTCGCCTGGACGGCGTAGGGCAGGTCTTCGACGGACGCGAGGGCCAGGTGACCGCCCTCGAGAAGATCGACCTGCACGTCCGTGGCGGTGAGTTCGTCACGCTGATCGGCCGGTCCGGATGTGGCAAGTCCACTCTGCTCCGGCTGATCGCGGGACTGTTGCCCCCGACGTCCGGTTCGGTCCAGGTGGCGGAAGAACCCGTCACCGGACCGCGCCGGGACGTCTCGTTCATGTTCCAGCGGCCGGCCCTGCTGCCGTGGCGTTCGGTGCTGTCGAACGTGATGCTGCCGGTCGAGATCGACAAGGGCAGCGACCGCGGCAAGGCGGCGTACCGGGACCGGGCCCACGAGCTGCTCGAGCTGGTCGGTCTGCGCGGGTTCGAACGGCGGCTGCCGCACGAGCTCTCCGGCGGTATGCAGCAGCGGGTGTCACTGTGCCGGTCGCTGATCCGCGACCCGCAGGTGATGCTGATGGACGAGCCGTTCTCCGCGCTCGACGCGCTCACCCGGACCGAGCTGTCCGAGGAGCTGCAGCGGATCAAGATGGAGCTGGCCACCACGATCGTGTTCGTCACGCACTCGATCGAGGAGGCCGTCGTACTCGCCGACCGGGTCGTCGTCCTGACGCCGCGGCCGGGGCGGATGCGGGAGATCGTCGACATCGACATCCCGCGGCCGCGGAGCCTCGCCCAGCACGCGTACGTCACCGAGGTGGCCACGATCAGCGCGCGGCTGCACGGGCTGCTGTCGGAGAAGGACAGCGAGGACCGGCGATGA
- a CDS encoding ATP-binding cassette domain-containing protein translates to MASAPVVTRGLTKRFHGGQVAVDAVDLEVPAGSVYGFLGPNGSGKTTTIRMLLGLIAPTSGEVELLGEPMPKAHLRVLPRVGALVEGPAFYPFWTGQANLLRFDAADRTADPKTRKARAGEALERVGLSNAAGKKVRAYSLGMRQRLAIAVALMQRRELLVLDEPTNGLDPQGTREVRHLIRDLASDGTTVFTSTHLLAEVEQVCTHAAIMSRGKLLRQSTVTDLRAELRPRLVVRTPDVGAAAETLQSLGVTELKTTPETVEGDPGELPIEKFAAALVAADVRIHGFGVERPSLEDAFVALTGEGFDVAE, encoded by the coding sequence ATGGCGAGCGCTCCGGTCGTCACCCGCGGGCTGACCAAGCGTTTCCACGGCGGCCAGGTGGCGGTGGACGCGGTCGACCTCGAAGTGCCGGCCGGGAGTGTGTACGGCTTCCTCGGCCCGAACGGGTCGGGGAAGACCACGACGATCCGGATGCTGCTCGGCCTGATCGCGCCGACGTCCGGTGAGGTCGAGCTGCTCGGCGAACCGATGCCGAAGGCACATCTGCGGGTCCTGCCGCGGGTCGGAGCGCTGGTCGAAGGACCGGCGTTCTACCCGTTCTGGACCGGTCAGGCGAACCTGCTCCGTTTCGACGCTGCCGACCGCACTGCCGACCCGAAGACCCGCAAGGCCCGGGCCGGTGAGGCGCTGGAGCGGGTCGGTCTCTCGAACGCGGCCGGCAAGAAGGTCCGCGCCTACTCACTGGGCATGCGTCAGCGGCTCGCGATCGCGGTCGCACTGATGCAGCGGCGCGAGCTGCTCGTGCTGGACGAGCCGACCAACGGCCTTGACCCGCAGGGCACCCGCGAGGTCCGCCACCTGATCCGCGACCTGGCCAGTGACGGTACGACGGTCTTCACCTCGACCCACCTGCTCGCCGAGGTCGAGCAGGTCTGCACCCACGCCGCGATCATGAGCCGCGGCAAGCTGCTGCGGCAGTCCACGGTGACAGATCTGCGCGCCGAACTCCGTCCACGACTGGTCGTGCGTACGCCGGACGTCGGAGCGGCGGCCGAAACGCTGCAGAGTCTCGGGGTGACCGAGCTCAAGACGACACCCGAGACCGTCGAGGGCGATCCCGGCGAGCTGCCCATCGAGAAGTTCGCGGCGGCCCTGGTCGCGGCCGACGTACGCATTCATGGCTTCGGCGTCGAACGGCCGAGCCTCGAAGACGCTTTCGTGGCGCTCACCGGGGAGGGCTTCGATGTCGCCGAGTGA
- a CDS encoding ABC transporter permease, translating into MTKRSWLTSSPAAAILLPIIGLAATIALWWGATVVFSIQSYLLPTPWEVVVKFFDQPGVLLSETGTSLLETIEGFLLAIVIGVPIALVIVRSVILERLVYPLLLMVNSIPKVAIAPLLVVWMGFGQWPKVVMVLLMCFFPIVISTAQGMKSTPTELVELMRSLNASRAQEFFKLRLRYAMPQIFTGFKVAISLAVIGAVISEFVGATKGLGYVIQQSGASADTTLAFAAITLLSVMSIVLFYGLVLLEHLLLPWAQEKR; encoded by the coding sequence ATGACCAAGCGTTCCTGGCTGACCAGTTCGCCGGCGGCCGCCATCCTGCTTCCGATCATCGGGCTGGCGGCGACGATCGCGCTGTGGTGGGGCGCGACGGTCGTGTTCTCGATCCAGTCGTACCTGCTGCCGACGCCGTGGGAGGTGGTGGTCAAGTTCTTCGACCAGCCGGGCGTCCTGCTGTCGGAGACCGGTACGTCGCTGCTGGAGACGATCGAGGGCTTCCTGCTGGCGATCGTGATCGGCGTGCCGATCGCGCTGGTGATCGTCCGCTCGGTGATCCTCGAGCGGCTGGTGTACCCGCTGCTGCTGATGGTGAACTCGATCCCGAAGGTCGCGATCGCCCCGCTGCTGGTGGTGTGGATGGGCTTCGGCCAGTGGCCGAAGGTCGTGATGGTGCTGCTGATGTGCTTCTTCCCGATCGTGATCTCGACCGCGCAGGGGATGAAGTCGACGCCGACCGAGCTGGTCGAGCTGATGCGGTCGCTGAACGCGAGCCGGGCGCAGGAGTTCTTCAAGCTCCGGCTGCGGTACGCGATGCCGCAGATCTTCACCGGGTTCAAGGTCGCGATCTCGCTCGCGGTGATCGGCGCGGTGATCTCCGAGTTCGTTGGCGCGACCAAGGGACTCGGGTACGTGATCCAGCAGTCGGGCGCCAGCGCGGACACCACGCTGGCGTTCGCGGCGATCACGCTGCTCAGCGTGATGAGCATCGTCTTGTTCTACGGCTTGGTGCTACTCGAGCACCTGCTGCTCCCTTGGGCCCAGGAGAAGCGGTGA